Proteins co-encoded in one Aspergillus flavus chromosome 2, complete sequence genomic window:
- a CDS encoding FAD binding domain protein, which produces MANLLYLLGIASAVTAVLWVLRRTKYPPGAQRQLKLPTNQSLISQKLVEALPHIVLSHSDKDAFRKSIDSYWAQQEREVRQACIVQPREASEVASVINILKREHGRQRPSTGGCDDVLFAVRGGGQSPVPGGASAKGGVLIDLTLMREVTVSDDRESVALGAGTRWVDVLRLLDREGLTAVGGRSSDVGVAGYTLGGGISFFTPRFGLACSNVLAYEVVLASGNIVTATAQSHSDLWRALKGGSNNFGVVTRFTVRCFPSTKIWSGFLYAPNSQSAKAIVAFHDSVKRSDPKIGRADVDPHAAPPITCFTYVQPVGMQIVTVHLAYTNLSEEPKGWPDYWKTSRFASLWRLWSTFRPRTVTSAVIEMSSTSPPGQRWSFGTTTIKNDLHTIFAARAAHEKAIGSLRRVKGLIWTIVMQPLLPSWAAKGDTNVLGIHEETDDALVILSFSVYWQQAGDDRHVYATIRETIEAIEAVATANGKGHRFRYLNYCAQWQRPLEGYGEENLRFLTEVSRKYDPDGLFQSGCTGGFKLDPRN; this is translated from the exons ATGGCCAATCTTCTGTATTTGTTGGGGATTGCATCAGCCGTGACGGCGGTTCTTTGGGTTCTTAGAAGGACGAAATACCCCCCTGGAGCGCAACGGCAGCTCAAGCTTCCAACGAACCAGAGTCTGATAAGTCAGAAGCTCGTAGAGGCGCTGCCGCACATTGTACTTTCGCACAGTGATAAGGACGCCTTCCGCAAGTCTATAGACTCCTACTGGGCCCAGCAGGAGCGCGAGGTCAGGCAAGCCTGCATCGTTCAGCCACGAGAGGCTAGTGAGGTAGCCAGcgtcatcaacatcctcaagcgGGAACATGGCAGACAAAGGCCGTCAACCGGGGGTTGTGACGATGTCCTGTTCGCTGTCCGGGGAGGCGGTCAGTCTCCTGTTCCTGGAGGTGCAAGCGCCAAAGGAGGCGTGTTGATCGACCTGACTCTGATGCGGGAGGTCACGGTCTCTGATGACAGAGAAAGCGTAGCCCTTGGAGCAGGGACCCGGTGGGTCGATGTGTTGCGCCTCCTAGATCGTGAGGGTCTTACGGCGGTAGGAGGCAGAAGCTCCGACGTTGGGGTGGCTGGGTATACACTGGGGG GCGGGATATCCTTTTTCACACCTCGCTTCGGCCTGGCGTGTTCAAATGTCCTCGCCTACGAAGTTGTTCTTGCGTCCGGGAACATCGTCACGGCCACCGCCCAGTCACATTCCGACCTCTGGCGTGCCCTGAAAGGCGGCTCAAACAACTTCGGCGTTGTCACGCGCTTTACGGTGCGATGTTTTCCGTCAACAAAGATCTGGAGCGGATTTTTGTACGCCCCCAATTCTCAGTCAGCCAAGGCAATCGTAGCCTTCCATGACAGCGTAAAACGCTCGGATCCCAAGATCGGTCGTGCAGATGTCGATCCCCACGCGGCACCCCCCATTACCTGCTTCACATACGTACAGCCGGTAGGCATGCAGATAGTCACGGTTCACCTGGCCTATACGAATCTGTCGGAAGAACCCAAGGGCTGGCCAGATTATTGGAAGACTTCAAGGTTCGCGTCTCTTTGGCGCCTGTGGAGCACGTTCAGACCCCGCACAGTGACTTCCGCCGTGATTGAAATGAGCAGCACCTCCCCGCCAGGCCAAAGATGGTCCTTCGGTACGACAACCATCAAGAACGACCTGCATACGATATTTGCCGCACGTGCCGCCCATGAGAAGGCCATTGGGTCGCTACGGAGGGTGAAGGGGCTGATCTGGACGATTGTCATGCAACCGCTTCTGCCTTCGTGGGCCGCGAAAGGTGATACGAATGTGCTCGGTATTCACGAGGAAACGGATGATGCGCTCGTCATCCTCAGTTTCTCCGTGTATTGGCAACAAGCAGGGGATGATAGGCATGTATATGCGACTATTCGTGAAACTATTGAGGCTATTGAGGCGGTCGCCACGGCCAACGGGAAGGGCCATCGTTTCCGCTACCTGAACTACTGTGCGCAGTGGCAACGACCGTTAGAAGGATACGGCGAGGAGAACCTGCGCTTCCTGACCGAGGTCAGTAGAAAGTATGATCCAGACGGGCTATTTCAGAGTGGCTGCACAGGGGGTTTCAAATTGGATCCACGAAACTAA
- a CDS encoding FRG1-like family-domain-containing protein → MVKPLTFKGDKPKKTKKRSAPYPPSKPTTTKLTQEETAEQENTAEDQSWVSADAPSDIAGPVIIVLPSDPPTCIASDANGKVFASEIENLIEGDPGTAEPHDVRQVWVATRVAGTEGISFKGQHGKYLSCDNYGILSAASSAISHQESFVVIPSEMPGSFCLQTGGGDKETFVSVTEGKSSKAASGRVVEVRGDATSLSFETTMRIRMQARFKPRIKASKETKAKEKISRKELEEIVGRRLDDDEVRRLKRARKEGNFHEEVLDVRVRGKHDKFA, encoded by the exons ATGGTAAAACCACTAACCTTCAAAGGCGACAAGCCCAAAAAGACCAAAAAGCGCAGCGCGCCCTACCCACCCAGCAAACCAACCACAACGAAACTCACACAAGAAGAAACCGCCGAGCAAGAAAACACAGCCGAAGATCAGAGCTGGGTGTCAGCGGACGCGCCCTCGGACATCGCGGGCCCCGTTATCATCGTTCTCCCCTCCGACCCTCCGACCTGCATAGCTAGCGACGCCAATGGGAAGGTCTTCGCGAGCGAGATCGAGAATTTGATTGAGGGGGATCCGGGCACGGCGGAGCCGCATGATGTTCGGCAGGTTTGGGTTGCGACGAGGGTTGCGGGTACGGAGGGGATTAGTTTTAAGGGGCAGCATGGGAA GTATTTGAGCTGCGACAATTATGGAATTCTGAGTGCCGCGTCATCGGCTATTTCGCATCAGGAGTCGTTTGTTGTTATTCCGTCCGAGATGCCTGGATCGTTCTGTTTACAgactggtggtggtgataaGGAGACGTTTGTTTCTGTTACGGAGGGGAAGTCGAGTAAGGCGGCGAGCGGGAGGGTGGTTGAGGTTCGGGGCGATGCCACGAGTCTCTCGTTTGagacgacgatgaggatTCGCATGCAGGCGCGGTTCAAGCCGCGGATTAAGGCGAGTAAGGAGACGAaggcgaaggagaagattAGTCGGAAGGAGTTGGAAGAGATTGTCGGGCGGAgattggatgatgatgaggtgaggaggttgaagagggcgaggaaggaagggaatTTCCATGAGGAGGTGCTGGATGTTAGGGTTAGGGGGAAGCATGATAAGTTTGCTTGA
- a CDS encoding putative HIT finger domain protein, with amino-acid sequence MPNTCEVCASEPSKYRCPTCGLLSCSLACTQSHKIYCAPKEPSSKTSEEVNGTGHQPEEVNGHTGENTHESQNDTDPHALGSSPQLKELFDRYPALRDQLRDIYKATLEEEWVETQVHGGRRPFGRGKGAPRSRGPWTREKGFNRGLGKVRKLREMCEEGSEVGKNAEGYMRFVALVNGERFPQEST; translated from the exons ATGCCTAATACATGCGAGGTTTGCGCCTCAGAACCCTCCAAATACCGATGTCCGACATGTGGGCTTTTGAG TTGCTCGCTCGCCTGCACTCAGTCCCACAAAATCTACTGCGCGCCCAAAGAACCATCGTCAAAGACATCCGAAGAAGTGAATGGTACCGGACACCAACCAGAAGAAGTCAATGGGCATACTGGTGAAAATACACATGAGTCACAGAACGATACCGACCCCCATGCTTTAGGGTCTTCACCCCAGCTTAAGGAGCTGTTCGATCGTTATCCGGCACTACGTGACCAGTTACGAGATATCTATAAGGCTACCCTTGAGGAGGAATGGGTTGAGACTCAAGTTCATGGGGGCCGACGTCCCTTCGGACGGGGAAAGGGAGCTCCTCGCAGCCGAGGACCTTGGACTCGTGAGAAGGGCTTCAACAGAGGGTTGGGAAAAGTTAGAAAACTAAGGGAGATGTGCGAAGAAGGCTCCGAGGTCGGGAAAAACGCCGAAGGCTACATGCGATTCGTAGCCTTGGTCAATGGAGAGCGTTTCCCCCAGGAATCTACATGA
- a CDS encoding putative alcohol dehydrogenase (hypothetical protein Ao3042_01698), with translation MSLPQTMKALRYEQPEKHAVVDVPLPKLRDNDVLVKVKACGVCGTDLHIHEGQFIAKFPLVPGHETVGVVAAVGPKVKGFEVGERVVADNSELCGECFYCRRGDELFCEHFEAHGVTMNGGFAEYCAYPAGRVFKIKNLSDVDATLLEPASCAAHGLDKIAPKMGSSVLLFGAGPTGLILAQLLRQCGGCRVVVAAPEGLKMDLAKSLEAGDEYVALSRQDPSAQFEKLKKENPYGFDIVVEATGSVKILEDSINYVRRGGKLVVYGVYNNEARVSWPPSKIFGDEITILGSFSETYKFPAAIDYLDSGKVKVKGIVNKVFKLEEWEQCLESMRNKSAIKAAITFD, from the exons ATGTCTCTCCCTCAGACCATGAAGGCTCTCAG ATATGAGCAGCCTGAGAAACATGCTGTTGTTGACGTTCCCCTTCCCAAGCTCCGTGACAATGATGTCTTG GTCAAGGTCAAGGCTTGCGGTGTTTGTGGTACTGACCTGCACATCCATGAGGGTCAATTCATTGCCAAG TTCCCCTTGGTTCCTG GTCACGAAACTGTTGGTGTCGTTGCGGCTGTTGGCCCCAAGGTCAAGGGCTTTGAAGTCGGCGAGCGGGTCGTCGCCGATAACTCGGAGCTTTGTGGTGAATGCTTCTACTGCCGCCGTGGAGACGAGTTGTTCTGTGAACACTTCGAGGCTCACGGTGTCACCATGAACGGTGGCTTTGCCGAGTACTGCGCGTATCCTG CTGGCAGGGTATTCAAGATCAAGAACCTCTCTGATGTCGATGCCACCCTCCTCGAGCCCGCCTCGTGCGCCGCTCACGGTTTGGACAAGATCGCTCCTAAGATGGGCTCTTCCGTTTTGCTGTTCGGTGCTGGTCCCACCGGCCTT ATCCTTGCTCAGTTGCTCCGCCAGTGCGGTGGATGCCGTGTTGTTGTGGCCGCTCCCGAAGGTCTGAAGATGGACCTGGCCAAGTCCCTCGAAGCTGGTGATGAATATGTCGCTTTGTCCCGTCAGGACCCTAGCGCACAGttcgagaagctgaagaaagagaaccCCTACGGTTTCGACATTGTCGTGGAAGCCACCGGCAGTGTCAAGATCCTCGAGGACTCCATTAACTATGTCCGCCGCGGCGGTAAGCTCGTCGTGTACGGCGTGTACAATAACGAGGCCCGCGTTTCCTGGCCTCCTAGCAAGATCT TCGGCGACGAGATCACTATTCTCGGAAGTTTCTCCGAGACCTACAAGTTCCCCGCTGCCATTGACTACCTTGACTCTGGTAAGGTGAAGGTCAAGGGCATCGTGAATAAGGTGTTTAAGCTTGAAGAGTGGGAGCAGTGCTTGGAGTCGATGAGGAACAAGTCTGCCATCAAGGCGGCTATCACTTTTGACTAG
- a CDS encoding scaffold protein Nfu/NifU N terminal-domain-containing protein — MSVSSVSGTMLRRTVLNSRVTAQRLGVVEPSSRTVIPNVFASYRTIHRSARLPAITASEARHRPTLRPHQQSAVTRVNGPSPVSKRSIFIQTENTPNPDALKFIPNHRVLPEDFPTSFLEYLSPRSTLAPPHPSPLAANLFNVDGVTSIFFGPEFITVTKASDANWAHIKPEIFSLITQAVTSGEPIVNTVAKSGENAQEGGEEESLSYNEEDDEVVSMIKELLETRIRPAIQEDGGDIELRGFENGIVMLKLRGACRTCDSSTVTLKNGIESMLMHYIEEVQGVEQVMDEEEEISMHEFAKFEEKLRQQKGAAATASTGGKGTLDSAP; from the exons ATGTCTGTCAGCTCAGTATCAGGTACCATGCTTAGGCGAACTGTCTTGAACTCCAGAGTCACGGCACAGCGCTTGGGCGTGGTTGAGCCTTCCTCGCGCACCGTCATCCCCAATGTCTTTGCATCTTACAGAACTATCCACCGTTCGGCTCGGTTGCCCGCTATTACTGCCTCGGAGGCTCGCCATCGGCCGACTTTGCGGCCTCACCAACAGTCTGCAGTGACCCGTGTGAATGGGCCATCGCCAGTCAGCAAGCGCTCAATCTTCATCCAAACCGAGAACACACCCAATCCCGAC GCTCTGAAGTTCATTCCTAACCATCGTGTCCTCCCAGAGGATTTCCCGACATCATTCCTCGAGTACTTGTCCCCTCGCTCTACTCTCGCTCCTCCTCACCCTTCCCCCTTGGCTGCGAACCTGTTCAATGTTGACGGTGtcacctccatcttcttcggaCCTGAGTTCATCACTGTGACCAAGGCAAGCGATGCAAACTGGGCCCATATCAAACCCGAAATCTTCAGCTTGATTACGCAGGCTGTAACCTCCGGCGAGCCGATCGTCAACACGGTCGCTAAATCCGGAGAGAACGCGCAGGAGGGCGGCGAGGAGGAATCGCTCAGctacaatgaagaagatgacgaagtTGTCAGCATGATCAAGGAGCTCTTGGAGACAAGAATCCGGCCGGCAATCCAGGAAGATGGAGGCGACATTGAGCTTCGGGGCTTCGAGAACGGTATTGTGATGCTGAAGTTGCGCGGCGCTTGCCGGACCTGCGACTCGAGCACTGTCACTCTGAAGAACGGCATTGAGTCTATGCTTATGCACTAC ATCGAGGAAGTGCAGGGAGTTGAGCAAGTgatggatgaggaggaggagatctcGATGCACGAATTCGCCAAGTTTGAAGAGAAGTTGCGCCAACAGAAGGGTGCCGCTGCCACCGCTTCTACGGGAGGCAAGGGAACTCTGGACTCGGCCCCATAA
- a CDS encoding E3 ubiquitin protein ligase, whose amino-acid sequence MPPRTTRNPFHPSTSHSNVVDLNAPLPPLPTERGAPSSLPHEAQFPPSMVANPATSPPHHFQRRGHSRSISHPFPSPFSSRRRNKSISKHDFLDSDDDDDEVTYLPDPLSSSPRKGAPRLSPGEELTTGKCMTCNCSVRWPRNLKVFRCTECLTVNDLEPHRGSPESSGHAHPGKDDKPLPTIPRKAIPLSVERTKAIIDECTSSYLRQLLDGRGPRVSPVGSQVDRHINGQDENSSRFPGKPSGYLTEPRPIDPRGRSASASSRSGRPDVTNGTANYLKPNAAPFSLQTEGRDSHMRNRDVQNTPKRDRSPREAGRSCDQAARDKPSRPYIFRAVEEYIITSFKGCDCLNSSFTTVQHALPSTSECSPPKQKPDNSVTHAHPVFEPDAKTLLLGDLAENSSWWMNETEQISSHHLKEKPASSARPVSSRSPRINWAELAHWYQLIMTAGTSWVEQWSGLKPLDVRDGDDCTRNKRWDAADMSLIEREFMESRLHLHRTLMKATENLLKRPRRPLKRPEDVRFLLMLLVNPLIYSSSQHVALHPGATSAARSDRRPSNTKDTGHRPVPPDIKSPSRHRSGGPGHHSGIVKRILGLLANLPNDCHHYLVSWFSRFSAGQFEKLVDLVGSFVTYRLTRQHGRKRSESAQHDDDLIPSFSSAAGNTPAELHAAINGRSTSKQATEKRDQPVVYSDDWQLRAAARVMSLLFTANNANVARKPDGILGQEAGSAAKPQGYRRGQIVPVSAFYNTLLDYSDLVADFEAWESKSTKFSFCQYPFFLSIWAKIHILEHDARRQMEVKAREAFFNSILSRKAISQYLLLRVRRDCLVDDSLRSVSEVVGSSQEEIKKGLRIEFVGEEGVDAGGLRKEWFLLLVREIFDPHHGLFIYDEDSQFCYFNPYCFESSEQFFLVGVLLGLAIYNSTILDINLPPFAFKKLLAAAPQTTGPQPATTRSTYKCNLDDLAEYRPPLAKGLRALLDFEGDVAETFCYDFVAQMDRYGEVVAVPLCTGGDKRPVTNANRREFVDLYVHYLLDTAVTRQFEPFKRGFFTVCGGNALSLFRPEEIELLVRGSDEPLDVASLRAVATYDNWSDPRPEMVPVVQWFWDFFEHTQPQAQRKILSFITGSDRIPAMGATSLIIRVACLGDDSSRFPTARTCFNMLGLYRYTTREQLEQRLWGAVLNSEGFGLK is encoded by the exons ATGCCGCCGCGGACTACACGTAATCCATTCCACCCTTCAACTTCACATTCAAATGTCGTCGATTTAAATGCGCCCCTCCCTCCTTTGCCGACGGAGAGGGGTGCCCCATCCTCATTGCCCCATGAAGCTCAATTTCCGCCCTCTATGGTCGCAAATCCGGCAACCTCGCCCCCACATCATTTTCAGCGTCGAGGACATTCTCGTTCGATTAGCCATCCATTCCCGTCGCCATTTTCCAGCAGAAGGCGAAACAAGTCGATATCCAAGCACGACTTTCTGGATTccgacgacgatgacgacgaggtcACATATTTACCTGATCCCCTTTCCAGCAGTCCCCGGAAAGGTGCCCCGCGCTTGTCCCCCGGGGAGGAGTTGACGACAGGGAAGTGCATGACATGCAACTGCTCTGTCCGATGGCCCCGGAACCTCAAAGTCTTTCGATGTACAGAATGCCTCACCGTCAATGATTTGGAACCGCACAGGGGGTCCCCCGAGTCGAGCGGGCATGCTCATCCAGGAAAGGACGACAAACCATTGCCAACGATCCCCAGGAAAG CTATTCCATTGTCCGTTGAACGAACGAAGGCCATCATCGATGAATGCACTTCGAGCTATCTCCGACAACTCTTGGATGGGCGGGGCCCACGAGTGTCCCCCGTGGGAAGCCAGGTGGACAGGCATATCAACGGACAAGACGAAAATTCATCAAGATTCCCGGGTAAACCATCTGGATATCTCACTGAACCCCGACCGATAGACCCTCGGGGTCGTAGTGCGTCAGCGTCCAGTAGGTCTGGAAGGCCGGATGTGACGAATGGTACGGCAAATTACTTGAAACCAAATGCTGCTCCGTTTTCGCTACAAACCGAAGGAAGAGATTCTCATATGAGAAATCGGGATGTACAGAACACGCCAAAACGAGACCGTTCTCCACGTGAAGCTGGGCGATCATGCGATCAAGCAGCCAGGGATAAGCCAAGTCGCCCTTACATATTTAGGGCGGTAGAAGAATACATCATAACTTCATTCAAAGGCTGCGATTGTCTCAACAGTTCCTTCACTACGGTACAGCATGCACTACCGTCTACAAGTGAGTGCAGCCCTCCTAAACAAAAACCGGACAATAGTGTTACACATGCACACCCGGTGTTTGAACCAGATGCAAAGACCCTTCTCTTAGGGGATTTAGCCGAAAATTCCTCTTGGTGGATGAACGAAACCGAACAAATTAGTTCTCATCAcctaaaagaaaagccagctAGTTCTGCAAGGCCTGTCAGCTCTAGGAGTCCCCGTATAAATTGGGCTGAATTGGCACACTGGTACCAATTGATCATGACGGCAGGAACGTCATGGGTCGAGCAGTGGTCAGGGCTGAAGCCTCTTGACGTACGCGACGGAGATGATTGTACGAGGAATAAGAGGTGGGATGCTGCTGACATGAGCCTCATTGAAAGAGAATTCATGGAGTCGCGCTTGCACCTGCACAGAACGCTTATGAAAGCTACCGAGAATCTCTTGAAGCGGCCCCGGCGGCCTTTGAAGAGACCCGAGGATGTTAGGTTCCTCTTGATGCTCCTAGTGAATCCATTGATTTACTCGTCGAGTCAGCACGTCGCGCTCCACCCTGGAGCTACTTCTGCAGCGCGCAGTGATAGAAGACCATCTAATACGAAAGATACCGGTCATAGACCAGTGCCCCCTGATATCAAATCTCCCTCCAGACATCGGAGCGGAGGGCCCGGCCACCATTCAGGCATCGTCAAGCGGATACTGGGCTTGTTGGCGAACTTACCCAATGACTGTCATCACTATCTTGTTTCTTGGTTTTCGCGGTTTTCAGCAGGGCAATTCGAAAAGCTTGTCGATCTCGTCGGCAGCTTCGTGACATATCGATTGACACGTCAACATGGGCGGAAACGCAGCGAGTCGGCACAGCATGATGACGATTTGATTCCAAGCTTTTCCAGCGCCGCCGGCAATACGCCAGCGGAATTGCATGCGGCCATTAATGGGAGAAGCACCAGCAAACAGGCCACCGAGAAACGCGATCAGCCAGTGGTCTATAGTGACGACTGGCAGCTTCGGGCAGCAGCGAGAGTAATGTCACTTCTTTTCACTGCCAACAACGCGAACGTTGCTCGAAAACCAGATGGAATACTCGGTCAGGAAGCAGGCTCTGCGGCCAAACCTCAAGGATACCGACGAGGGCAAATTGTCCCAGTCAGCGCATTCTATAATACACTGCTAGACTACTCGGACCTTGTGGCTGATTTTGAAGCCTGGGAGTCTAAGAGCACAAAGTTCTCTTTCTGTCAATACCCATTCTTCCTTAGCATTTGGGCCAAGATTCATATACTTGAGCACGATGCACGCCGGCAAATGGAAGTCAAAGCCCGCGAAGCCTTCTTCAATAGCATATTGAGTCGGAAAGCGATCAGCCAGTATCTTTTGTTACGGGTGCGACGCGATTGTTTGGTCGATGACAGCCTCCGAAGTGTTAGTGAGGTTGTAGGTTCGAGTCaagaagagatcaagaaggGCCTCCGCATAGAATTCGTCGGTGAAGAGGGTGTGGACGCAGGTGGTCTCCGCAAGGAATGGTTCTTGCTGTTGGTCCGGGAGATCTTTGACCCACATCACG GACTGTTTATCTACGACGAAGACTCGCAGTTTTGTTATTTCAATCCGTACTGCTTCGAATCATCGGAGCAGTTCTTCTTGGTCGGAGTCCTACTGGGACTAGCTATATACAACTCCACCATTCTTGATATAAACCTTCCGCCCTTCGCGTTCAAGAAGCTTTTGGCTGCCGCGCCGCAAACGACTGGACCACAGCCTGCAACAACACGGTCAACGTACAAGTGTAACCTCGATGACCTGGCCGAGTATCGACCTCCACTCGCGAAGGGCCTCCGAGCCCTTCTGGATTTCGAAGGAGACGTTGCGGAGACCTTTTGCTATGATTTTGTCGCTCAAATGGATCGCTATGGTGAAGTAGTTGCGGTACCGCTCTGCACTGGGGGCGATAAGCGGCCTGTTACAAATGCGAACCGACGGGAGTTTGTAGACTTGTATGTTCACTACCTGTTGGATACGGCCGTTACCAGACAGTTCGAGCCCTTCAAACGTGGCTTCTTTACTGTTTGTGGCGGTAATGCGTTATCCCTCTTTCGGCCCGAAGAGATTGAACTTCTTGTACGTGGCTCAGATGAACCGTTGGACGTGGCGTCCTTACGGGCAGTTGCTACGTATGACAACTGGTCGGACCCCCGACCAGAGATGGTGCCGGTCGTGCAGTGGTTCTGGGATTTCTTCGAACACACACAGCCGCAGGCACAGCGAAAGATACTATCGTTTATTACCGGCAGTGATCGTATTCCAGCCATGGGGGCAACGAGTCTCATAATCCGGGTGGCCTGTCTGGGAGACGACTCGTCGCGATTCCCTACTGCACGTACATGTTTCAATATGTTAGGGTTGTATCGGTATACTACACGGGAACAATTAGAGCAGCGGCTCTGGGGAGCAGTGCTCAACAGTGAAGGATTTGGACTGAAATAG
- a CDS encoding 60S ribosomal protein eL15 has protein sequence MGALKYVEEIQKKKQSDVVRFLLRVRCWELRQLNAIHRASRPSRPDKARRLGYKAKQGYVVYRIRVRRGGRKRPAPKGATYGKPTNQGINQLKYQRALRATAEERVGRRCANLRVLNSYWINQDSTYKYFEVILVDPQHKAIRRDARINWICNAVHKHREARGLTATGKKSRGINKGHRYNNTKAGRRHTWKLHNTQSYWRYR, from the exons ATGGGTGCCCTCAAGTACGTGGAAGAaatccagaagaagaagcagtcCGATGTGGTCCGCTTCCTTCTCCGTGTCCGTTGCTGGGAG CTCCGTCAGCTGAACGCTATCCACCGTGCTTCCCGTCCTTCTCGCCCCGATAAGGCTCGTCGTCTCGGATACAAGGCCAAGCAGGGTTATGTTGTCTACCGTATCCGTGTGAGACGCGGTGGCCGTAAGAGGCCCGCACCCAAGGGTGCCACCTACG GCAAGCCCACCAACCAGGGTATCAACCAGCTCAAGTACCAGCGTGCTCTCCGTGCTACCGCTGAGGAGCGTGTTGGCCGCCGTTGCGCCAACTTGCGTGTCCTGAACTCCTACTGGATCAACCAGGACTCCACCTACAAGTACTTCGAGGTTATCCTTGTCGACCCCCAGCACAAGGCCATCCGCCGTGATGCTCGCATCAACTGGATCTGCAACGCTGTCCACAAG CACCGCGAGGCCCGTGGTCTTACCGCCACTGGCAAGAAGTCCCGTGGTATCAACAAGGGCCACCGctacaacaacaccaagGCTGGCCGCCGCCACACCTGGAAGCTCCACAACACCCAGAGCTACTGGAGATACCGTTAA